A region from the Stygiolobus caldivivus genome encodes:
- a CDS encoding homoserine dehydrogenase produces MKVLVAGYGNVGKAFVKLIFEKKGKLEELKDIEIGGIVNRKGIMVGYKDQFTVDIEGDVFTAYEKIKPDIVVDTMSANYKDGNPSLSLYKLALKDGTSVITTNKAPLALAFNEIMGLVGKGRLGFQGTVMSGTPSINLLRILPGSEVKRIRGILNGTTNFILTMMYNGQPFESALKEAQRLGYAEEDPTLDINGFDAAAKLTILVNFAMKKSVTIRDIKFTGIQGIKGAYDGHKKVKLIAYADENEIEVSPKVLTPEDPLYHIDGVENALEIMTDIQTTIIRGPGAGPINAAYGAFSDLILLKRNFI; encoded by the coding sequence ATGAAAGTCTTGGTAGCAGGATATGGTAATGTAGGTAAGGCTTTTGTAAAATTAATCTTTGAAAAGAAAGGTAAGTTGGAGGAGCTTAAGGACATAGAAATAGGCGGAATTGTAAATAGAAAGGGAATTATGGTAGGGTATAAAGACCAGTTCACCGTGGACATCGAGGGAGATGTTTTTACAGCATACGAGAAAATAAAACCCGATATAGTAGTCGATACAATGTCAGCAAATTATAAGGACGGTAATCCGTCTTTAAGCCTTTACAAATTAGCACTGAAGGATGGGACTAGTGTAATTACTACGAATAAAGCTCCTCTTGCGCTCGCGTTTAATGAAATAATGGGACTAGTTGGGAAAGGTAGGCTTGGGTTCCAAGGAACTGTCATGAGCGGTACACCTTCAATAAACTTACTGAGGATACTTCCGGGCTCCGAGGTGAAAAGGATACGGGGGATCCTTAACGGCACCACTAATTTTATCCTTACAATGATGTATAATGGGCAACCTTTCGAATCGGCATTAAAAGAAGCTCAGAGATTAGGGTATGCTGAAGAAGACCCTACCTTAGATATAAACGGTTTTGATGCTGCCGCGAAGTTAACCATCTTGGTTAATTTTGCGATGAAGAAGAGTGTTACCATAAGAGATATAAAGTTTACAGGGATACAAGGCATAAAAGGGGCATATGACGGACATAAGAAAGTCAAGCTAATTGCTTATGCAGATGAAAACGAGATCGAAGTGTCACCAAAGGTGCTTACTCCTGAAGACCCTTTATACCACATAGATGGGGTCGAAAATGCTTTAGAGATTATGACTGATATTCAAACCACCATAATTAGGGGGCCCGGAGCTGGGCCTATTAATGCAGCCTATGGTGCATTCTCGGACCTTATCCTCTTAAAAAGGAATTTCATTTAA